One region of Turicibacter bilis genomic DNA includes:
- a CDS encoding ABC transporter ATP-binding protein has protein sequence MSELKSIYRWLEGQRLKVLGALVATACGIIFSTLIPLVNQTAIDMVIKQTTEGEQTIISKIVLSVSTFQGQLLMCGFLIILFTIINALFNFLKARWSAEASEDLAKSLKDKMYNHIQQLSFMYHKRAETGDLIQRCTSDIDTIRLFLSSQLVEMGYSILIFVIIFTFMLTLNVKFALVSVCVTPILFTFCFIFFKKVKNSFQEADESEARMSTMIQENLTGVRVVRAYCNQEFEIEQFEKRNSDYRAKSYVMTKLNALFWSSSDFLSLFQIAITVIYGAYLSINGEITLGTLQAFISYESMIIWPVRQLGRILTDLGKTTISAKRINEVLSEPIEFEEGLQKPDIKGTIEFNHVGFEYEDHDRILKDITFKVKCGQTIAIIGRTGSGKTTLMNLLMRLYDYTDGSIKIDGVELKHIDKKWLRRHIGAVLQELFLYSKTIKQNIAIAKKDAVDEEIHSVAQLASVHHVIEEFQEGYDTIVGERGVTLSGGQKQRVGIARALINECPILIFDDSLSAVDTETDIVIRKALKERSKDVTTFIIAHRVSTVKDADQILVLDKGRIIQQGTHDELIHQGGLYQTFWEIQNEKEAEVLSLVNQGSEV, from the coding sequence GTGAGTGAATTAAAGAGTATTTATCGTTGGCTTGAAGGGCAACGTTTAAAAGTATTGGGCGCATTAGTAGCGACAGCGTGTGGGATTATTTTCTCAACCTTAATTCCATTAGTTAACCAAACCGCGATTGATATGGTCATTAAACAAACGACTGAGGGGGAACAAACAATTATTTCAAAAATTGTTTTATCAGTTTCAACGTTCCAAGGTCAATTGTTAATGTGTGGATTTTTAATTATTCTATTTACGATTATTAATGCTTTATTTAACTTCTTAAAGGCCAGATGGTCAGCAGAGGCATCAGAAGATTTAGCGAAAAGTTTAAAAGATAAAATGTACAATCATATTCAACAGTTATCGTTTATGTATCATAAACGTGCCGAAACTGGGGATTTAATTCAACGTTGTACATCAGATATTGATACGATTCGTTTATTCTTATCGTCTCAATTAGTTGAGATGGGGTATTCAATTTTAATCTTTGTGATTATTTTTACGTTTATGTTAACGTTAAATGTTAAGTTTGCCTTAGTTAGTGTGTGTGTGACACCTATCTTATTTACATTTTGTTTTATTTTCTTTAAAAAAGTTAAAAACTCATTTCAAGAGGCAGATGAATCAGAGGCTCGGATGTCTACAATGATTCAAGAAAATTTAACTGGAGTTCGTGTGGTACGTGCCTACTGTAATCAAGAGTTTGAAATTGAACAATTTGAAAAACGTAATTCTGATTACCGTGCAAAAAGTTATGTGATGACCAAGTTAAACGCACTCTTCTGGTCAAGCTCTGATTTTTTAAGCTTATTTCAAATTGCAATTACCGTAATTTACGGAGCATATTTATCGATAAACGGGGAAATCACACTAGGGACATTACAAGCGTTCATTTCTTATGAATCGATGATTATTTGGCCTGTTCGCCAATTAGGTCGTATTTTAACTGATTTAGGGAAAACGACGATTTCAGCCAAGCGTATTAATGAAGTATTAAGTGAGCCGATTGAATTTGAAGAAGGTTTACAAAAACCTGACATTAAGGGAACCATTGAATTTAACCATGTTGGGTTTGAGTATGAAGATCATGATCGCATTTTAAAAGATATTACGTTTAAAGTGAAATGTGGCCAAACGATTGCCATTATTGGTCGTACGGGTTCAGGAAAAACAACGTTAATGAATTTATTGATGCGTCTTTATGACTATACAGATGGATCGATTAAAATTGATGGCGTGGAACTAAAACACATTGATAAAAAGTGGCTACGCCGTCATATTGGAGCTGTGCTTCAAGAATTATTTTTATACTCGAAAACGATTAAACAAAATATTGCGATTGCTAAAAAAGATGCGGTTGATGAAGAGATTCATAGTGTCGCTCAGTTAGCATCGGTCCATCATGTCATTGAGGAGTTTCAAGAAGGTTATGATACGATTGTCGGTGAGCGTGGTGTAACATTATCCGGTGGACAAAAGCAACGTGTTGGAATTGCCCGAGCGCTTATTAATGAATGTCCAATTTTAATCTTTGATGACTCATTAAGTGCTGTCGATACTGAAACAGATATTGTGATTCGAAAAGCATTAAAAGAACGCTCAAAAGATGTGACAACTTTTATTATTGCTCACCGTGTCAGTACGGTAAAAGATGCTGATCAAATTCTCGTGCTAGATAAGGGTCGTATCATTCAACAAGGAACACATGATGAACTGATTCATCAAGGAGGTCTTTACCAGACATTCTGGGAAATTCAAAATGAAAAAGAGGCTGAAGTTTTAAGTTTAGTTAACCAAGGAAGTGAGGTGTAA
- the clpB gene encoding ATP-dependent chaperone ClpB, with amino-acid sequence MNINKMTEKLQQGLVNAQSLATSLNHQEIDTPHLLMSLLQDHDGLAARVFTKAGYPIQEILQELKQILDKKPAVTGATGDPYVSADLNRALLKADDYARAWKDDYLSVEHVLLAMLESKDYQMKQLIKKHQINEKHLKEIISQIRGNSRVMTQNPEATYEVLEKYGRDLVEDVKSGKIDPVIGRDEEIRRAIRILSRKTKNNPVLIGEPGVGKTAIVEGLAWRIVRQDVPESLKDKVIFELDLAALVAGAKYRGEFEERLKAVLNEVKNSDGRIILFIDEIHTIVGAGRTDGAMDAGNLLKPLLARGELHCIGATTLKEYREYIEKDPALERRFQKVQVNEPTVEDTVSILRGLKDRFEVHHRVSISDRAIVAAATLSDRYITDRFLPDKAIDLIDEACATIRTEIDSLPEEVDRISRRVTQLEIEEAALKKEKDENSKQRLEALQKELANLKDELNVLKLQWEKEKQAIHGVADLKKELEGARRALEDAQARGEYEKAAELQYGKIPSLEKQIAEVEAMQHDEAGKENRLLRENVTEEEIAEIISRWTGIPIAKLVQGEREKLLNLKEELKRRVMGQDDAIDLVGDAIIRARAGIKDPHRPIGSFLFLGPTGVGKTEIAKALAEFLFDSEEHIVRIDMSEYMEKHAVSRLVGAPPGYVGYEEGGQLTEAIRRKPYSIVLLDEIEKAHPDVFNILLQILDDGRITDSQGRTVDFKNTIIIMTSNIGSHILLENPNFEEAQEQVLEVLRDYFKPELLNRIDEIITFNPLSESIIYQIVDKFIAGLNARLAEQRITVRLTDAAHAYVAEAGFDSVYGARPLKRFIQRTIETKLARALIAGEIEMDTTVIVDAVDGNIVLSYEKN; translated from the coding sequence ATGAATATTAATAAAATGACTGAAAAGCTACAACAGGGCTTAGTAAATGCACAGTCTCTTGCAACTTCATTAAATCACCAAGAGATTGATACCCCGCATTTATTAATGTCCTTATTACAAGACCATGACGGATTAGCCGCTCGTGTTTTTACAAAGGCAGGCTATCCGATTCAAGAGATATTACAAGAATTAAAACAAATTTTAGATAAAAAGCCAGCTGTTACTGGAGCAACAGGTGATCCATACGTTTCAGCAGATTTAAATCGTGCTTTATTAAAAGCAGATGATTATGCTCGAGCTTGGAAAGATGATTATTTATCAGTGGAGCACGTCTTGCTTGCGATGCTCGAATCAAAAGATTATCAAATGAAGCAATTAATAAAAAAACATCAGATTAATGAAAAGCACTTAAAAGAAATTATTTCACAGATAAGGGGGAATTCACGCGTGATGACACAAAACCCAGAAGCAACTTATGAAGTCTTAGAAAAATACGGACGTGACTTAGTAGAAGATGTAAAATCAGGAAAAATTGATCCGGTTATTGGTCGCGATGAAGAGATTCGTCGTGCGATTCGTATTTTATCTCGTAAAACAAAAAATAACCCGGTGTTAATTGGTGAGCCTGGGGTTGGTAAAACTGCTATCGTTGAAGGGTTAGCTTGGCGTATTGTTCGACAAGATGTGCCTGAAAGTTTAAAAGATAAAGTGATTTTTGAATTAGACTTAGCCGCTTTAGTTGCTGGTGCTAAATATCGTGGTGAGTTTGAAGAGCGTTTAAAAGCGGTATTGAATGAAGTTAAAAATAGTGATGGACGTATTATTTTATTCATTGACGAAATTCATACCATTGTTGGAGCAGGACGTACAGATGGTGCAATGGATGCAGGGAACTTATTAAAACCATTATTAGCTCGTGGTGAATTACACTGCATTGGTGCTACAACATTGAAAGAATATCGTGAATATATTGAAAAAGATCCTGCCTTAGAACGACGTTTCCAAAAAGTTCAAGTGAATGAACCAACAGTCGAAGATACCGTTTCAATCTTACGTGGATTAAAAGATCGCTTTGAAGTACACCATCGTGTTAGCATTTCAGACCGTGCGATTGTAGCAGCTGCGACGTTATCAGATCGATATATTACGGATCGTTTCTTACCAGATAAAGCCATCGATTTAATTGATGAAGCGTGTGCAACGATTCGTACTGAAATTGACTCGTTACCAGAAGAGGTGGATCGCATTAGTCGTCGTGTGACTCAACTTGAAATTGAAGAGGCAGCTCTTAAAAAAGAAAAAGATGAGAATAGTAAACAACGTCTAGAGGCGTTACAAAAAGAATTAGCGAACTTAAAAGATGAATTAAATGTTTTAAAATTACAGTGGGAAAAAGAAAAACAAGCGATTCATGGTGTGGCGGATCTTAAAAAAGAATTAGAAGGGGCACGTCGTGCATTAGAAGATGCCCAAGCACGTGGCGAATATGAAAAAGCAGCCGAATTACAATATGGAAAAATCCCAAGCTTAGAAAAACAAATTGCTGAAGTTGAAGCGATGCAACACGATGAAGCAGGGAAAGAAAATCGATTACTTCGTGAAAATGTCACAGAAGAAGAAATTGCTGAAATTATTTCACGTTGGACCGGGATTCCAATTGCGAAACTCGTTCAAGGTGAACGTGAAAAATTATTAAATTTAAAAGAAGAATTAAAACGTCGTGTCATGGGACAAGATGATGCCATTGATTTAGTCGGTGATGCCATTATTCGTGCACGTGCTGGAATTAAAGATCCACATCGTCCAATCGGTTCATTCTTATTCTTAGGGCCAACAGGGGTTGGTAAAACCGAAATTGCTAAAGCATTAGCGGAATTCTTATTTGATAGTGAAGAACATATTGTTCGTATTGATATGAGTGAGTATATGGAGAAACATGCGGTCTCTCGTTTAGTTGGAGCGCCTCCAGGTTATGTGGGATATGAAGAAGGTGGACAGTTAACAGAAGCCATCCGTCGTAAACCATACTCAATCGTCTTATTAGATGAAATTGAAAAAGCTCATCCAGACGTATTCAATATTTTATTACAAATTTTAGATGATGGACGTATTACAGATTCACAAGGTCGTACAGTAGACTTTAAAAATACCATCATCATTATGACGTCAAATATTGGATCACATATCTTACTTGAAAATCCTAACTTTGAAGAAGCTCAGGAACAAGTGTTAGAAGTTTTACGTGATTATTTCAAACCAGAGTTATTAAACCGTATTGATGAAATTATTACGTTTAATCCATTATCAGAATCTATTATTTATCAAATTGTCGATAAATTTATTGCTGGATTAAATGCGCGTTTGGCAGAGCAACGTATTACGGTTCGCTTAACCGATGCAGCTCATGCTTATGTAGCTGAAGCGGGATTTGACTCAGTATATGGAGCGCGTCCATTAAAACGATTCATTCAACGTACAATCGAAACAAAACTTGCACGTGCATTAATTGCAGGAGAAATCGAAATGGATACAACGGTTATTGTTGATGCTGTTGATGGTAATATCGTCTTATCATATGAAAAAAATTAA
- a CDS encoding Cof-type HAD-IIB family hydrolase, whose translation METKKLIVTDLDGTALQNWETLDPNTKEALIAAKEAGHIVVIATGRPARASLHFYKELGLDTPIINFNGAYIHHPEDETFEDIVAQIPTEVVLTLFDSELKDYIVNAFCEYKDHLYVLHQGDTIRDWFHIETCTSVKYGPFKETLDEHPNGFLLEAKEGYPEKVMNFLRENYGDIVTCRKWDGDNVNIIEVFKSNTNKATAIEKLAKYFNIEQKDIIAFGDGDNDIEMLTYAGVGVAMDNAIDKLKAVANTTTKSNKESGVAHYIHEYILTPKK comes from the coding sequence ATGGAAACAAAGAAACTAATCGTAACAGACTTAGATGGAACTGCATTACAAAATTGGGAAACACTTGACCCAAATACAAAAGAAGCTTTAATCGCTGCAAAAGAAGCAGGACATATCGTTGTGATTGCAACAGGCCGCCCAGCACGTGCATCGTTACACTTCTACAAAGAGTTAGGTCTTGATACACCTATTATTAACTTTAATGGAGCTTATATACATCATCCAGAAGACGAAACCTTTGAGGATATTGTGGCTCAAATCCCAACAGAGGTTGTTTTAACTTTATTCGATTCAGAATTAAAAGATTATATCGTCAATGCCTTTTGTGAATACAAAGATCACTTATATGTCTTACATCAAGGGGATACTATTCGTGATTGGTTCCATATTGAAACATGTACATCAGTGAAATACGGACCATTTAAAGAAACATTAGACGAACATCCAAACGGATTCTTATTAGAAGCTAAAGAGGGATACCCAGAAAAAGTCATGAATTTCTTACGTGAAAACTACGGTGACATCGTGACATGCCGCAAATGGGATGGCGATAATGTCAACATTATCGAAGTATTTAAATCAAATACAAATAAAGCAACAGCCATCGAAAAATTAGCTAAATACTTTAACATTGAACAAAAAGATATTATCGCCTTCGGTGACGGAGATAATGATATCGAAATGTTAACATATGCTGGAGTCGGTGTCGCCATGGATAATGCCATCGATAAACTAAAAGCAGTAGCGAACACCACAACAAAATCAAACAAAGAAAGCGGCGTTGCTCACTACATCCACGAATACATCTTAACACCTAAAAAATAA
- a CDS encoding class I tRNA ligase family protein, which yields MMIFINESYKATSIPREYAEGFVKLLNPIAPHMTEEIWSVLGHEGTVSYEAWPTYDEAKLVSDIITIIAQVNGKLRARIEVAANISKEDMLETAMAHENVQNFVAGKEIVKTIAVPGKLVNIVVK from the coding sequence ATGATGATCTTCATCAATGAATCATATAAAGCAACAAGCATTCCACGTGAATATGCAGAAGGATTCGTTAAATTATTAAATCCAATTGCTCCTCATATGACAGAAGAAATCTGGTCAGTCTTAGGACATGAGGGAACTGTTTCGTATGAAGCATGGCCAACATATGATGAAGCAAAATTAGTATCGGATATCATTACAATCATTGCCCAAGTTAACGGTAAGTTACGTGCTCGTATCGAGGTAGCTGCTAATATTTCAAAAGAAGACATGTTAGAAACAGCGATGGCACATGAAAATGTTCAAAACTTCGTTGCTGGAAAAGAAATTGTAAAAACAATTGCTGTTCCAGGAAAATTAGTTAATATCGTTGTTAAATAA
- a CDS encoding YuzF family protein: MYYYSSNYEYPYRQNATTTTQAKMPSLMTSLGEVELEGYYDLFVYETLFSVIGATLKIQMSTGSIEGKLIGTKPDHVILESNGNTFFIRIKEIVWIMPVK, translated from the coding sequence ATGTATTATTATTCATCCAATTATGAATATCCATATAGACAAAATGCTACAACTACTACACAAGCAAAAATGCCATCATTGATGACAAGTTTAGGAGAAGTTGAGTTAGAAGGTTACTATGACTTATTTGTTTATGAAACGTTATTTTCTGTTATCGGAGCAACTTTAAAAATTCAAATGAGTACAGGAAGTATTGAAGGAAAACTCATTGGCACTAAACCTGATCATGTAATTTTGGAAAGTAACGGAAATACATTTTTTATACGTATCAAAGAGATTGTTTGGATTATGCCTGTTAAATAA